Genomic segment of Parabacteroides pacaensis:
TAAAACTGAAAAAATGATGGCAATGGATTTGATGCGTAAAGCGTTGAAAAAATCTGGCAAAAGCAACTAACATTCAATGCCGAGTAACCAAGCCCTGATACTAAATATTGTAATATGGGGTCTGACTTTGATCCTGTTTTACCGTCGAAGGAAGCCAATAGATTCTGCGGTATTCCTTTTGTCGACTTTTTTTATATTTTCTGTTTGTTCATATCTTATCTATAATGTGCCTTATGGAGGATTTCGAGGTGAGCGAATCACATTACTTCCATTACTTTATCTTTATGTAATGATAATGCTCACTATGTCTCCAATATTAAGGTTTAATATTCAGAAAATTGAGACATTCCCAGATCCGCCTTTTAAAGTCCTTGATATACTTGTATGGGGATTTATTATTTGCATGATTATAAAATTGCCCTCGGATTTAATGCGAATCCAAGACGGTATCAGCACAATCATGCTTGACCAAGGTCGAGAGTTATACAGTGATGTCATGAATGAAAGCCGAATAAACGGAGGCGCTTATATCATTAGTAGCTTGCCTACGATATATACGAATTTGACTACGGAGATTATTCTTCTTATCGCATTCTATAATTTTTATAAAAAGAGGAAGAAGAAACTTACTACGGTAGTTCTAATTGCGCTTGCTTTTACACCTTTTTCAAGTCTCGCCAACGGGCAAAGAGGAGGAGCTTTCGATGTCATAATTATAGCTATCGGAACCTATTTTTTATTTGCTCCACTTTTAGAAAATAAGATTCGCAGGATTGCGAAAATAACAGGCATAGTATTTCTTGTTGGAGTATTAGTGCCAACAGTGGCATTAACAAAAAGTAGATTCGGTTCGAGCGATAATTTCGTACTCAATTCAGTTTATTCTTATATGGGTCAACAAAATCTGAACTTCGATATATATGCCTTCGATAATAATGGTTTGAGGTATGGCGACCGGGTATTCCCACTATTCAAAAAAATGTTAGGGTTTGAAGATGTACCTGATGACTTTTGGCAACGCCGAAAAAAATACCCGAATTTAAAAATTAACGATGAAGTTTTTATAGGTTACATTGGCGATTTTCTCCTTGATTTTGGACCTTGGATAAGTACGATTCTATTTATCGTTTTTACATCAATATTCTTATCCTTAACAAAACTTCGTCACAGGAAATGCGAATTTTATCAATTGTTAGTGATTCAGTTTGTATTAACACTCGGATTACAAGGAGGACTTAAATTATATCCTTTTGCCGATACTTTTGGCCTAAAAATATTTTCCTTCGGGCTTTTATATATTTATCTCAAACTATATAAGCAAAATAAGTTAAATCATCGAATTGTTTTACCGAATTCTAAAGCCATTTTATAATGGAAATACAATATCCGCGATTTACAGTAATAATTCCTCAAAAGGATAGAGCCGAATATCTTTACTGGACTCTGAAAACATGCATGCTTCAGGATTATCCTAATTTTGAGGTGATTGTTTCCGATGACTGCAGTGAGGACAATTCTGTAGAAGTTGTCGAGAAGCTTGCTCGACAAGATTCCCGAATTAAGTTGTTTGCCCATAAACAGCATCTTGGGATGCGAGAAAATTTTGAATTCGCTCTGCGTCAGGTTCAGCCGGGATACGTTATGGCGCTCGGTGGAGATGATGGGTTGCTGCCCAGCTGCATCCAAAAAATGTATGAAATCATAAAGGAAACCGGCACTCAGCTTCTCACATGGCCTCATGCAAGGTTCTCATATGAAAATGAGCATTCTGTTGGGCACAATCTTGTTGCATTTAAGCGCACTAAAAACTCAGGGTATCGGAAGATGAAATCTTCTGATTTCTTAAAACGTCTGGCAAAGACTTTCATATATCAGATAGACGAATGTCCGATGATGTATATCAAGGGCATTGTCTCAACAGAACTAATCGACAGAGTGAAATCCCGGACCGGAGACGGATACTTCTATTATTGCCCGACCCCGGATGGATTCTCAGGAGTTGTTCTTGCAGGCGAGGTTGAGGAATATATATATGCAAATGAATCTTTGTCTATAGGCGGATCAACTACAAAATCGCAAGGTCAGAATTATCGTCGTACGGATGCGAAATCAAGAGCTGAATCAGTGCAATTCTTTGAGGATAATGCTCGCAAAACCATGCATGCACAACTAGCATCCCAACCTTATTCACCCCTTGAAACTCTGATGTCAGCGGACTATCTGTTGACCGCATCTGATCTACCCGGTTGGCCCGGCAAGTGCTTTGAAATCTCATTCGAGAATTTATTAATTCAATCTTTCAAACATATTCAGAATAGTTTTTACCATAATGAAGTGTTGGTGAGGGAACTCAATATTCTCAAAGCTATAGCTAAACAACATGGTCTTTTGGATCTTTTCGAAAGACTCTATAAATCTACCTATAAAAAGGTTGCTACATATCCCAATGTTTATGGATATGTGCATACCCATTCCATACGCTTTGATGGTTCCGAATTAGGTATCCAAAATATTTATGATGCTTCTTTCGTAATTCCGTTTCTTATAAAATCATATAGAAAATATTCTTGGAAAACGAAGTTTCAAATGCGCTGGCGTCAATTTCAAGTGATTAAAAGACAATATTTTACTCAAAAGGAATCTCTGCCGAAAATATAAACGATTTAAATATAAACAAGTATGAAAGCATGCTTTATGAACCTTGGTTATATAGGCTTGCCAACAGCTATCATTGCTGCCAAAGAAGACGGTATTGACATTGTGGGGGACATCAATCCTTCGGTCGTCGAACAGACCAATGCAGGGCATCTGCATATCATCGAACCTGGAATGGAAGAAATGCTTCTGGACCACTGAAGCCATGGTGAAAATCATCTTCAGCGAACGCCCCGAGCTCAAAGGGAAAATTTATATTGCGTATTGTCCCGAATGCGTGTTTCCTGGCAACCTAATCTATGAACTCATTCACAACGACCGTGGATCGGCGGCCTCAATGATGAATCTACAAAGAAGGCACAGGAGTTCTAAGGCCAGTTCCTCCATCCAACAAATGTACGGCTTTGGTAGTTTTTAAATAACGCCTATTTTATTTTTACTTATAATACTGAAAGTGATATGGTAATTATTGGTCACCCTAAAGGTGCATCAGATTATTCGATTGCCACTACAGAGAATTTTATAAAATACGTTCTTAATAATGGTGATGTATTTAAGGTGATAGATAACAATACAATAATATGAAAATAGTTTTTTTACTCACGCATATCCCCGACCCTCGGATAAACAAACGAATTGGGGTTGCAAAGTCTTTAGGCGAAGTAGTGGTAATATGTGTTCGTAGAGCTTCACAGAATATTTGGGAACCAGTTCATAATGATATTGTTCATGAGATTCTTAACATAGATTTGCCTGCTTCGAAACAAATTGTTAGACGAATAATAATTTCATCAAAGTATAAAAGGATAGCAAGTGATTTGTTAGATAAATATAAACCTAATATTATTTACACTGAAGGGCTAGATTCACTATCAATAGCCACCAAATATAAAAGAAAGTCAGGGTGTAAATTGATTTATGAAGTGGCGGATTTGAGGGAAAGTTTTATAGAAGCACCTATTTCGTTATCTTCAAAGTTCCTTACATACCTAATAAAAAATAAAGAAGCAAATCTGTTTAAATATGTTGATAATCTGGCTATCACATCTGAAAAGTTTTACGACATTCATTATCACCATCTGATATCCAAAGACAAAGTTACATTTCTGCCCAATATTCCTGACGAAGAACCATTTAAACATTTTGTTAGAAAGACGGGAGGAATATTTACTATCGGATTTATTGGCGGAATCCGTTATCTCAAGCAGATGAAAATGCTTGTAGATGCAGCGGAGGTAGTAGGATGTAATGTTTTGTTTGCAGGAGCAGGTGGAACAAATGACGATTATAAGCAGATAACCGAATATTGTCAAGGGAAACAATATGTAACATTCACAGGCAGATACAGTTATAATGCTGATATCGCAAAACTCTATGGAATGGTAGATTGTGTATATGCTGTTTATGATGCGGATAATCCAAATGTACGAATAGCATTGCCGAATAAATTATATGAATCTGTACAATGTAACTTGCCGATTATTGTGGCGAAAGGGACATATCTTTCCGAAGTTGTTGAGGAATGGGGCGTAGGAATATCTGTTAGTCATAACACCACTAATGATTTGGTGAAGGGGTTAAGAAGGTTGATGTCAGATACACAAACATATTCATCTATAATGAATGATTGTCAAGCTAAAGAATGTGAGATAAGTAGTGAAAAATATAATGCAGACCTAAAAAAAATCCTATATGTTAAATAGCCTGCCTGTACTGAATTATAGATTTGCTCATTTTCTTTATGTTCATAAAATGAAAAGAACGGCTAAAGTGCTGTCTTGGTTAAATCGCTTCTTATTTTCCGTTTGGATTCCGGGAAGTTGTACAATTGGCAAACATTTTAAACTTGGATATTGGGGATTGGGAGTAGTAATTCATAGTAACACTATAATAGGAGATAATTGTTTAGTGGCGCAAAATGTAACTATAGGTCGAAACTTCGGAGATAAGAATGTGCCTGTAATAGGCAATGACGTATATATTGGAACGGGAAGTGTCGTTTTCGGAGAAATAACTATTGGCAATAATGTTATCATAGGTTCAAACAGTGTAGTAAATAAAAACGTCCCTGATAATTGTACTGTCGTGGGTAATCCACTGAGAATAATTAAAACTAACAGGACAGAGAAGTACTATGAAATGGATAGGGACGTTAAATTGTAAACACTGTTTCTGTAATCTTGATACAATCATTGATGATAATCTTTGCAATATTTCCTACTAAAAACATGGATGGGAGAACGTGTGGTATTGATTGAATTTATATTAACTAATTATTATAATGAATAAGCTTTCCCGTGGTTTTCAGTTACTCCGCAATATGGGATGGAAATATTTCTTCTTCCGTATTCAATACGAAATACGCCGAAAAAGCGGTTTATTGAAAAAGTTATATCCGGTGGTATTGCCGGATCTGGTTTTCCTGTCTTTGGCAGACTGGAGAAAAAATGCTGTCCCTTTTTTCTTTTCAGATAAGGAAAAGTTGAACATAAAAGAGCCGGAGATTGCTTTGCTTTCGGAGAAGGTGAAAAGAATGGCAGAAGGTGAATTGTGTTTTTTTTCGTCGGAATGGTACCGGTTGGGAAAAGAGTATGATTGGGTAACGAATCCTGATACCGGATATAAATATGATGTTACGAAACATTGGACACAAGTTGAAGATATTGTTGAAGAGGCAGGGGATATTAAATATGTGTGGGAGAAATCCCGTTTTTCTTTCCTTTATGATCTTATCCGGCATGAACAGCATACAGAAGAAGCACATGCTGCTTTTGTGTTCTCTCAGATAATGGATTGGATTCATAAAAATCCGTTGAATTGCGGTCCCAATTATAAATGCAGTCAGGAAATTTCTTTGCGTGTATTAAATTGGGTGTTTGCCTTATATTATTATCGGAATGCAGCAGAATTGACGGATGATATTTTCAATCTGATGGTTCGTTCGATATATGGTCAAATGAAGCATGTGCGAACCAATATTCATTTTTCCCGCTTAGCTGTTCGTAATAATCATGCGATAACGGAAACACTGGCTTTGTATGTAGTGGGTTTACTGTTTCCGGACTTCCCGGAAGCAT
This window contains:
- a CDS encoding glycosyltransferase, with amino-acid sequence MKIVFLLTHIPDPRINKRIGVAKSLGEVVVICVRRASQNIWEPVHNDIVHEILNIDLPASKQIVRRIIISSKYKRIASDLLDKYKPNIIYTEGLDSLSIATKYKRKSGCKLIYEVADLRESFIEAPISLSSKFLTYLIKNKEANLFKYVDNLAITSEKFYDIHYHHLISKDKVTFLPNIPDEEPFKHFVRKTGGIFTIGFIGGIRYLKQMKMLVDAAEVVGCNVLFAGAGGTNDDYKQITEYCQGKQYVTFTGRYSYNADIAKLYGMVDCVYAVYDADNPNVRIALPNKLYESVQCNLPIIVAKGTYLSEVVEEWGVGISVSHNTTNDLVKGLRRLMSDTQTYSSIMNDCQAKECEISSEKYNADLKKILYVK
- a CDS encoding O-antigen polymerase, whose protein sequence is MPSNQALILNIVIWGLTLILFYRRRKPIDSAVFLLSTFFIFSVCSYLIYNVPYGGFRGERITLLPLLYLYVMIMLTMSPILRFNIQKIETFPDPPFKVLDILVWGFIICMIIKLPSDLMRIQDGISTIMLDQGRELYSDVMNESRINGGAYIISSLPTIYTNLTTEIILLIAFYNFYKKRKKKLTTVVLIALAFTPFSSLANGQRGGAFDVIIIAIGTYFLFAPLLENKIRRIAKITGIVFLVGVLVPTVALTKSRFGSSDNFVLNSVYSYMGQQNLNFDIYAFDNNGLRYGDRVFPLFKKMLGFEDVPDDFWQRRKKYPNLKINDEVFIGYIGDFLLDFGPWISTILFIVFTSIFLSLTKLRHRKCEFYQLLVIQFVLTLGLQGGLKLYPFADTFGLKIFSFGLLYIYLKLYKQNKLNHRIVLPNSKAIL
- a CDS encoding glycosyltransferase family 2 protein; amino-acid sequence: MEIQYPRFTVIIPQKDRAEYLYWTLKTCMLQDYPNFEVIVSDDCSEDNSVEVVEKLARQDSRIKLFAHKQHLGMRENFEFALRQVQPGYVMALGGDDGLLPSCIQKMYEIIKETGTQLLTWPHARFSYENEHSVGHNLVAFKRTKNSGYRKMKSSDFLKRLAKTFIYQIDECPMMYIKGIVSTELIDRVKSRTGDGYFYYCPTPDGFSGVVLAGEVEEYIYANESLSIGGSTTKSQGQNYRRTDAKSRAESVQFFEDNARKTMHAQLASQPYSPLETLMSADYLLTASDLPGWPGKCFEISFENLLIQSFKHIQNSFYHNEVLVRELNILKAIAKQHGLLDLFERLYKSTYKKVATYPNVYGYVHTHSIRFDGSELGIQNIYDASFVIPFLIKSYRKYSWKTKFQMRWRQFQVIKRQYFTQKESLPKI
- a CDS encoding serine O-acetyltransferase, whose translation is MLNSLPVLNYRFAHFLYVHKMKRTAKVLSWLNRFLFSVWIPGSCTIGKHFKLGYWGLGVVIHSNTIIGDNCLVAQNVTIGRNFGDKNVPVIGNDVYIGTGSVVFGEITIGNNVIIGSNSVVNKNVPDNCTVVGNPLRIIKTNRTEKYYEMDRDVKL